Proteins from a genomic interval of Neodiprion lecontei isolate iyNeoLeco1 chromosome 2, iyNeoLeco1.1, whole genome shotgun sequence:
- the LOC107219684 gene encoding protein zer-1 homolog isoform X2, protein MMAHPDALFNRKQYIGPESLADICFRLICSNLDIISSKDERGYRILRKGVALPSEICDKIIEFAHRNGTRDIDDYFLSMFKDSPTRLKRVKIANSSLSDESVLTITKHKLTELELSECKNLTELTIEHINANSDNLISLAFRGGSMIVPSQLKSEDDSALNYNKRGYVLRTPNLKKLALWNVDIAAYKYELLLAGLTNLTHLDLSNASHIGHVYYHNLVPNLVSLSLYNVKINSHPEAFVTNISYLKNLRDLDISQSHSKHGEFENPNKILGDLVCGLPKLVSLDIGGTNLAGRGVAERPDRSIQYCSELCDIPGLSFRVHTPLQFLGLYGTAHGACRRHDIPAQVIAGEGNEEQILVAARVCMDNKRDLLRKVLNDLYHIFRYENCERMDQALHTVLEAMEKHPTEKHIQISGSATLFYIVKIQEENGLPVEMKRRIIGTLLAGMSAHRDEETMMRNGCLALCQFRIPHDVMWNYEELVRVLLHSAENAEQEGFVQRIGLYLLNSLACQVDGRHKRLLGELGCVPTMLRLIEYRLEGGLFDDVLEVAWSTMWNMTDETPINCQRFLVAQGMRLFLGCVDAYPNKEELLRNMMGLLGNVAEVENLRPQLMEERFVAVFARLLNSDSDGIEVSYNAAGILAHMAADGREAWVVKNPDRDYVLSRMSTAIDRWDLSAARNINYRSFLPLLRLLDIFHTPQCQYWAIWALANLTKVYPLHFISHHSGQVLHSG, encoded by the exons ATGATGGCGCATCCCGATGCCTTATTCAATCGAAAACAATATATCGGCCCAGAGTCCCTCGCGGATATATGTTTCAGGTTGATTTGCTCCAACTTGGACATTATTTCCTCCAAGGATGAACGTGGCTACCGAATCCTTAGAAAGGGTGTCGCACTTCCCAGCGAGATTTGTGACAAGATCATTGAATTCGCCCACAGAAATGGCACGAGAGATATCGATGATTACTTTTTATCAATGTTTAAAGACTCACCGACCAGGCTTAAGCGAGTCAAGATTGCGAACAGCAGCCTGTCGGACGAATCCGTCCTGACGATAACTAAGCATAAGCTAACAGAACTGGAATTAAGCGAATGTAAAAACCTCACCGAACTTACTATAGAGCACATTAATGCCAATTCGGACAATCTAATAAGCTTGGCTTTCCGAGGAGGTTCTATGATCGTTCCTTCTCAGCTCAAATCTG aaGATGATTCTGCGCTCAATTATAACAAGCGAGGGTATGTCTTGCGCACTCCGAACTTGAAGAAATTGGCACTTTGGAATGTCGACATAGCTGCCTACAAATACGAACTTCTATTGGCAGGATTAACCAACTTGACGCATTTGGATTTATCGAATGCTTCCCACATAGGACATGTTTACTATCATAATTTGGTACCAAACTTGGTTTCCCTTTCGCTCTACAATGTCAAAATCAACTCGCATCCTGAAGCATTCGTCACAAATATTagctatttgaaaaatttaag GGATTTGGACATTTCACAATCGCACAGTAAACATGGGGAATTTGAAAACCCTAATAAAATCCTGGGAGATCTCGTCTGTGGCTTGCCAAAGCTTGTTTCATTGGATATTGGTGGAACTAATCTAGCAGGAAGAGGAGTCGCGGAGCGGCCGGATAGGTCGATACAATATTGCAGCGAGCTATGTGACATTCCTGGCCTCTCCTTCCGAGTCCATACGCCTCTCCAATTCTTAGGTCTCTATGGAACTGCTCATGGTGCCTGCAGAAGGCATGATATTCCTGCCCAAGTG ATAGCAGGAGAAGGCAATGAAGAGCAAATATTAGTTGCCGCTAGAGTTTGCATGGACAACAAACGGGATCTCTTGCGGAAAGTTTTGAATGACCTCTACCATATTTTTAGGTATGAAAATTGTGAGCGAATGGATCAGGCCTTGCACACAGTTCTTGAAGCTATGGAAAAACATCCTACTGAAAAACATATACAAATATCTGGAAG tgctacGTTATTTTACATAGTGAAAATACAAGAAGAAAATGGATTGCCAGTTGAAATGAAACGTAGAATAATTGGAACCTTACTCGCAGGAATGAGTGCCCACCGAGACGAAGAGACTATGATGCGAAATGGCTGTTTAGCTTTGTGCCAGTTTCGTATTCCACACGATGTA ATGTGGAATTACGAAGAACTGGTAAGAGTATTGTTACACTCTGCTGAGAATGCTGAACAGGAAGGCTTTGTACAGCGCATTGGACTTTATTTACTTAACTCGTTAGCCTGTCAAGTTGATGGAAGGCATAAACGTTTATTAGGAGAATTGGGTTGCGTGCCAACAATGTTGCGATTGATCGAATACAGACTTGAAGGTGGATTATTTGATGACGTTCTAGAAGTTGCTTGGTCTACAATGTGGAACATGACAGACGAAACTCCAATCAATTGTCAACGATTTTTGGTAGCACAAGGCATGCGTCTCTTTCTTGGATGCGTCGAT GCATATCCAAATAAAGAGGAGCTACTAAGAAATATGATGGGCCTGTTGGGTAATGTCGCAGAAGTGGAAAATCTTCGGCCTCAGCTCATGGAAGAAAGATTCGTAGCTGTTTTTGCAAGATTATTGAATTCCGATAGCGACGGCATCGAG GTGTCTTATAATGCTGCGGGTATTTTGGCGCATATGGCAGCTGACGGACGAGAAGCGTGGGTTGTCAAAAATCCTGATAGAGACTATGTACTAAGTCGGATGTCTACAGCCATTGATCGCTGGGACCTGTCTGCGGCCCGTAACATCAACTATAGATCATTTCTTCCGCTGTTGCGGCTACTCGACATATTTCATACACCGCAATGCCAGTATTGGGCCATTTGGGCATTAGCAAATCTTACCAAGGTCTACC ctttacattttatttcacatcaCAGCGGACAAGTATTGCATTCTGGTTGA
- the LOC107219684 gene encoding protein zer-1 homolog isoform X1 — MMAHPDALFNRKQYIGPESLADICFRLICSNLDIISSKDERGYRILRKGVALPSEICDKIIEFAHRNGTRDIDDYFLSMFKDSPTRLKRVKIANSSLSDESVLTITKHKLTELELSECKNLTELTIEHINANSDNLISLAFRGGSMIVPSQLKSEDDSALNYNKRGYVLRTPNLKKLALWNVDIAAYKYELLLAGLTNLTHLDLSNASHIGHVYYHNLVPNLVSLSLYNVKINSHPEAFVTNISYLKNLRDLDISQSHSKHGEFENPNKILGDLVCGLPKLVSLDIGGTNLAGRGVAERPDRSIQYCSELCDIPGLSFRVHTPLQFLGLYGTAHGACRRHDIPAQVIAGEGNEEQILVAARVCMDNKRDLLRKVLNDLYHIFRYENCERMDQALHTVLEAMEKHPTEKHIQISGSATLFYIVKIQEENGLPVEMKRRIIGTLLAGMSAHRDEETMMRNGCLALCQFRIPHDVMWNYEELVRVLLHSAENAEQEGFVQRIGLYLLNSLACQVDGRHKRLLGELGCVPTMLRLIEYRLEGGLFDDVLEVAWSTMWNMTDETPINCQRFLVAQGMRLFLGCVDAYPNKEELLRNMMGLLGNVAEVENLRPQLMEERFVAVFARLLNSDSDGIEVSYNAAGILAHMAADGREAWVVKNPDRDYVLSRMSTAIDRWDLSAARNINYRSFLPLLRLLDIFHTPQCQYWAIWALANLTKVYPDKYCILVEKEGGLTKLEKLLKDPRPNLRMKELAHSVLMHCQLACHPEQLQPSKLSSDDACNAEAL, encoded by the exons ATGATGGCGCATCCCGATGCCTTATTCAATCGAAAACAATATATCGGCCCAGAGTCCCTCGCGGATATATGTTTCAGGTTGATTTGCTCCAACTTGGACATTATTTCCTCCAAGGATGAACGTGGCTACCGAATCCTTAGAAAGGGTGTCGCACTTCCCAGCGAGATTTGTGACAAGATCATTGAATTCGCCCACAGAAATGGCACGAGAGATATCGATGATTACTTTTTATCAATGTTTAAAGACTCACCGACCAGGCTTAAGCGAGTCAAGATTGCGAACAGCAGCCTGTCGGACGAATCCGTCCTGACGATAACTAAGCATAAGCTAACAGAACTGGAATTAAGCGAATGTAAAAACCTCACCGAACTTACTATAGAGCACATTAATGCCAATTCGGACAATCTAATAAGCTTGGCTTTCCGAGGAGGTTCTATGATCGTTCCTTCTCAGCTCAAATCTG aaGATGATTCTGCGCTCAATTATAACAAGCGAGGGTATGTCTTGCGCACTCCGAACTTGAAGAAATTGGCACTTTGGAATGTCGACATAGCTGCCTACAAATACGAACTTCTATTGGCAGGATTAACCAACTTGACGCATTTGGATTTATCGAATGCTTCCCACATAGGACATGTTTACTATCATAATTTGGTACCAAACTTGGTTTCCCTTTCGCTCTACAATGTCAAAATCAACTCGCATCCTGAAGCATTCGTCACAAATATTagctatttgaaaaatttaag GGATTTGGACATTTCACAATCGCACAGTAAACATGGGGAATTTGAAAACCCTAATAAAATCCTGGGAGATCTCGTCTGTGGCTTGCCAAAGCTTGTTTCATTGGATATTGGTGGAACTAATCTAGCAGGAAGAGGAGTCGCGGAGCGGCCGGATAGGTCGATACAATATTGCAGCGAGCTATGTGACATTCCTGGCCTCTCCTTCCGAGTCCATACGCCTCTCCAATTCTTAGGTCTCTATGGAACTGCTCATGGTGCCTGCAGAAGGCATGATATTCCTGCCCAAGTG ATAGCAGGAGAAGGCAATGAAGAGCAAATATTAGTTGCCGCTAGAGTTTGCATGGACAACAAACGGGATCTCTTGCGGAAAGTTTTGAATGACCTCTACCATATTTTTAGGTATGAAAATTGTGAGCGAATGGATCAGGCCTTGCACACAGTTCTTGAAGCTATGGAAAAACATCCTACTGAAAAACATATACAAATATCTGGAAG tgctacGTTATTTTACATAGTGAAAATACAAGAAGAAAATGGATTGCCAGTTGAAATGAAACGTAGAATAATTGGAACCTTACTCGCAGGAATGAGTGCCCACCGAGACGAAGAGACTATGATGCGAAATGGCTGTTTAGCTTTGTGCCAGTTTCGTATTCCACACGATGTA ATGTGGAATTACGAAGAACTGGTAAGAGTATTGTTACACTCTGCTGAGAATGCTGAACAGGAAGGCTTTGTACAGCGCATTGGACTTTATTTACTTAACTCGTTAGCCTGTCAAGTTGATGGAAGGCATAAACGTTTATTAGGAGAATTGGGTTGCGTGCCAACAATGTTGCGATTGATCGAATACAGACTTGAAGGTGGATTATTTGATGACGTTCTAGAAGTTGCTTGGTCTACAATGTGGAACATGACAGACGAAACTCCAATCAATTGTCAACGATTTTTGGTAGCACAAGGCATGCGTCTCTTTCTTGGATGCGTCGAT GCATATCCAAATAAAGAGGAGCTACTAAGAAATATGATGGGCCTGTTGGGTAATGTCGCAGAAGTGGAAAATCTTCGGCCTCAGCTCATGGAAGAAAGATTCGTAGCTGTTTTTGCAAGATTATTGAATTCCGATAGCGACGGCATCGAG GTGTCTTATAATGCTGCGGGTATTTTGGCGCATATGGCAGCTGACGGACGAGAAGCGTGGGTTGTCAAAAATCCTGATAGAGACTATGTACTAAGTCGGATGTCTACAGCCATTGATCGCTGGGACCTGTCTGCGGCCCGTAACATCAACTATAGATCATTTCTTCCGCTGTTGCGGCTACTCGACATATTTCATACACCGCAATGCCAGTATTGGGCCATTTGGGCATTAGCAAATCTTACCAAGGTCTACC CGGACAAGTATTGCATTCTGGTTGAAAAGGAGGGTGGTCTGACAAAGCTCGAGAAATTGCTAAAAGATCCCCGGCCCAATCTTCGTATGAAGGAACTTGCTCACTCAGTGTTGATGCATTGCCAGTTAGCATGCCACCCAGAACAATTACAACCTTCAAAATTATCTTCTGATGACGCTTGTAATGCTGAGGCTCTTTAG
- the LOC107219684 gene encoding protein zer-1 homolog isoform X3, with protein sequence MMAHPDALFNRKQYIGPESLADICFRLICSNLDIISSKDERGYRILRKGVALPSEICDKIIEFAHRNGTRDIDDYFLSMFKDSPTRLKRVKIANSSLSDESVLTITKHKLTELELSECKNLTELTIEHINANSDNLISLAFRGGSMIVPSQLKSEDDSALNYNKRGYVLRTPNLKKLALWNVDIAAYKYELLLAGLTNLTHLDLSNASHIGHVYYHNLVPNLVSLSLYNVKINSHPEAFVTNISYLKNLRDLDISQSHSKHGEFENPNKILGDLVCGLPKLVSLDIGGTNLAGRGVAERPDRSIQYCSELCDIPGLSFRVHTPLQFLGLYGTAHGACRRHDIPAQVIAGEGNEEQILVAARVCMDNKRDLLRKVLNDLYHIFRYENCERMDQALHTVLEAMEKHPTEKHIQISGSATLFYIVKIQEENGLPVEMKRRIIGTLLAGMSAHRDEETMMRNGCLALCQFRIPHDVMWNYEELVRVLLHSAENAEQEGFVQRIGLYLLNSLACQVDGRHKRLLGELGCVPTMLRLIEYRLEGGLFDDVLEVAWSTMWNMTDETPINCQRFLVAQGMRLFLGCVDAYPNKEELLRNMMGLLGNVAEVENLRPQLMEERFVAVFARLLNSDSDGIEVSMQCLIMLRVFWRIWQLTDEKRGLSKILIETMY encoded by the exons ATGATGGCGCATCCCGATGCCTTATTCAATCGAAAACAATATATCGGCCCAGAGTCCCTCGCGGATATATGTTTCAGGTTGATTTGCTCCAACTTGGACATTATTTCCTCCAAGGATGAACGTGGCTACCGAATCCTTAGAAAGGGTGTCGCACTTCCCAGCGAGATTTGTGACAAGATCATTGAATTCGCCCACAGAAATGGCACGAGAGATATCGATGATTACTTTTTATCAATGTTTAAAGACTCACCGACCAGGCTTAAGCGAGTCAAGATTGCGAACAGCAGCCTGTCGGACGAATCCGTCCTGACGATAACTAAGCATAAGCTAACAGAACTGGAATTAAGCGAATGTAAAAACCTCACCGAACTTACTATAGAGCACATTAATGCCAATTCGGACAATCTAATAAGCTTGGCTTTCCGAGGAGGTTCTATGATCGTTCCTTCTCAGCTCAAATCTG aaGATGATTCTGCGCTCAATTATAACAAGCGAGGGTATGTCTTGCGCACTCCGAACTTGAAGAAATTGGCACTTTGGAATGTCGACATAGCTGCCTACAAATACGAACTTCTATTGGCAGGATTAACCAACTTGACGCATTTGGATTTATCGAATGCTTCCCACATAGGACATGTTTACTATCATAATTTGGTACCAAACTTGGTTTCCCTTTCGCTCTACAATGTCAAAATCAACTCGCATCCTGAAGCATTCGTCACAAATATTagctatttgaaaaatttaag GGATTTGGACATTTCACAATCGCACAGTAAACATGGGGAATTTGAAAACCCTAATAAAATCCTGGGAGATCTCGTCTGTGGCTTGCCAAAGCTTGTTTCATTGGATATTGGTGGAACTAATCTAGCAGGAAGAGGAGTCGCGGAGCGGCCGGATAGGTCGATACAATATTGCAGCGAGCTATGTGACATTCCTGGCCTCTCCTTCCGAGTCCATACGCCTCTCCAATTCTTAGGTCTCTATGGAACTGCTCATGGTGCCTGCAGAAGGCATGATATTCCTGCCCAAGTG ATAGCAGGAGAAGGCAATGAAGAGCAAATATTAGTTGCCGCTAGAGTTTGCATGGACAACAAACGGGATCTCTTGCGGAAAGTTTTGAATGACCTCTACCATATTTTTAGGTATGAAAATTGTGAGCGAATGGATCAGGCCTTGCACACAGTTCTTGAAGCTATGGAAAAACATCCTACTGAAAAACATATACAAATATCTGGAAG tgctacGTTATTTTACATAGTGAAAATACAAGAAGAAAATGGATTGCCAGTTGAAATGAAACGTAGAATAATTGGAACCTTACTCGCAGGAATGAGTGCCCACCGAGACGAAGAGACTATGATGCGAAATGGCTGTTTAGCTTTGTGCCAGTTTCGTATTCCACACGATGTA ATGTGGAATTACGAAGAACTGGTAAGAGTATTGTTACACTCTGCTGAGAATGCTGAACAGGAAGGCTTTGTACAGCGCATTGGACTTTATTTACTTAACTCGTTAGCCTGTCAAGTTGATGGAAGGCATAAACGTTTATTAGGAGAATTGGGTTGCGTGCCAACAATGTTGCGATTGATCGAATACAGACTTGAAGGTGGATTATTTGATGACGTTCTAGAAGTTGCTTGGTCTACAATGTGGAACATGACAGACGAAACTCCAATCAATTGTCAACGATTTTTGGTAGCACAAGGCATGCGTCTCTTTCTTGGATGCGTCGAT GCATATCCAAATAAAGAGGAGCTACTAAGAAATATGATGGGCCTGTTGGGTAATGTCGCAGAAGTGGAAAATCTTCGGCCTCAGCTCATGGAAGAAAGATTCGTAGCTGTTTTTGCAAGATTATTGAATTCCGATAGCGACGGCATCGAGGTATCCATGCA GTGTCTTATAATGCTGCGGGTATTTTGGCGCATATGGCAGCTGACGGACGAGAAGCGTGGGTTGTCAAAAATCCTGATAGAGACTATGTACTAA
- the LOC107219683 gene encoding uncharacterized protein LOC107219683, translating into MQKCGSKSSAENSEGDCVQLSKSPGAFKKNKRPSRRKRRKAQVLAEARQSSTEVSESEPSTKNFLFSLHKKDSEDKITKKHKKSKKSKQKVETDDRSGFKQSAEIIENKNPNHQSSAESSHIGLEKATIKKSNSKTKHKISPNITLTDFFTPKVRKCVKDVENSDDMKYESKSNRKRRKSEHAILSDNSTINPVMSCDSSNISVKKSKLDTGDLKPKILVSKEEVASKINYDAEEKCHNTLLAMIHGDASSSDSDDETKTTNDGREKPPREESLRKTHKTTVSEIFTTSDDEKEIESSDQESIKISRHRNFELAEEAKDVEEMISALEEEEQLPRETVKKLRNLCVKLKHTVPPQHMIESCAGSRGPTKIQREAIEKLGPIKYGKFTPEEDDIIVANWKSFCKTHNWDSRNVKPFMYMRHHQIGTVAKFEERQKFVQYLAAGLPWRTLYSVYWRFRNLYQPHVQSRYTDKEDKLIIAHMENDSAIHSKNIRKFSELGKILNRTRASVWRRYRLLKKKKKPKSIEWDSYLLKKFIRNLMLITLSDDIRQLKDLSIPLVVWKKLSKKLKINEKDLKYFWLVKLHMQLFCKERVYLNDVKIKIIEYIYAMGISEWWELEWSGISKKFDGMTSTFLSTIFNSMVHDEIFQGKQLSEIVEYLYHVKKPQLQEATMDRCLPRIVFTKDTVKLLDTELDDQLKLKKLLMESSVEN; encoded by the exons ATGCAGAAATGCGGAAGTAAATCATCCGCCGAAAACTCTGAAGGAGATTGTGTACAATTGTCGAAATCGCCTGGAGcgtttaaaaagaataagaggCCAAGTAGACGTAAACGTAGAAAGGCTCAGGTACTTGCTGAAGCGCGACAGTCTTCAACCGAAGTTAGTGAAAGCGAACCAAGTACAAAAAACTTTTTGTTCAGTCTACATAAAAAAGATTCAGAAGACAAAATCACTAAAAAGCATAAGAAgtcaaaaaaaagtaaacagaAAGTTGAGACTGATGATAGATCTGGTTTTAAACAGTCTGcggaaattattgaaaacaaaaatcctaATCACCAAAGTAGTGCTGAATCAAGTCACATAGGCTTGGAGAAGGCTACCATTAAAAAATCCAATTCTAAAACGAAGCATAAAATTAGTCCCAACATAACTTTGACAGACTTCTTTACCCCTAAGGTAAGGAAATGTGTGAAAGACGTTGAAAACTCAGATGATATGAAATATGAATCGAAGAGCAATCGAAAACGTCGTAAAAGTGAGCATGCAATACTATCTGACAATTCAACGATTAATCCAGTGATGAGCTGTGATTCTTCTAACATTTCAGTAAAAAAGTCTAAACTAGACACAGGAGATTTGAAACCAAAGATTCTCGTATCGAAAGAAGAAGTTGCATCTAAAATAAACTATGATGCTGAAGAAAAGTGTCATAATACCCTTTTAGCAATGATACATGGCGACGCAAGTAGTTCAGATTCAGATGATGAAACTAAAACCACCAATGATGGCCGAGAGAAGCCACCGCGTGAAGAAAGTTTAAGAAAAACCCATAAAACGACAGTTAGCGAGATATTTACGACTAGTGATgacgaaaaagaaatagaatcTTCGGACCAGGAATCCATAAAAATCTCTAGACATCGCAATTTTGAATTAGCAGAAGAAGCTAAAGATGTCGAGGAAATGATTAGTGCCTTGGAAGAGGAAGAGCAACTTCCTAGAGAAACTGTAAAA aaaTTGCGAAACTTATGCGTGAAGTTAAAACACACCGTACCGCCACAGCACATGATTGAATCATGTGCTGGATCTCGAGGTCCTACCAAAATCCAAAGGGAAGCTATTGAAAAACTAGGTCCTATCAAATATGGGAAATTCACTCCTGAAGAAGATGACATCATCGTTGCGAACTGGAAATCGTTTTGCAAA ACACACAATTGGGATTCAAGAAATGTGAAGCCTTTTATGTACATGAGGCATCATCAAATTGGTACGGTagcaaaatttgaagaaagaCAAAAATTTGTCCAGTATTTAGCAGCCGGATTACCATGGAGAACATTGTATAGTGTTTACTGGAGATTCCGAAATTTGTATCAGCCACATGTTCAATCTAg GTACACTGACAAGGAAGACAAGCTAATAATAGCTCATATGGAAAACGATTCGGCTAttcattcaaaaaatattcgaaaattttctgaactgggtaaaattttaaatagaaCGAGAGCTTCTGTTTGGCGGCGTTATAgattgctgaaaaaaaaaaagaaacctaaAA GTATAGAGTGGGATtcttatttattgaaaaagtttatACGAAATTTAATGCTGATTACATTGAGTGACGATATCCGTCAGTTAAAAGATCTATCCATACCACTTGTTGTGTGGAAAAAGCTATCaaagaagttgaaaataaatgagaaagATTTGAAGTATTTCTGGCTTGTGAAGTTGCATATGCAATTATTTTGCAAAGAGCGAGTTTACCTAAATGATgttaagataaaaataattgaata CATCTATGCAATGGGAATATCCGAATGGTGGGAGCTTGAATGGTCAggtatatcgaaaaaatttgatggcATGACTTCGACATTTCTGTCGACAATATTTAACAGTATGGTTCatgacgaaatttttcaaggcAAGCAATTGAGTG AAATTGTGGAATATTTGTATCACGTTAAAAAACCACAATTACAAGAAGCTACCATGGACAGATGTCTGCCTAGAATTGTTTTTACAAAAGATACCGTCAAACTGTTAGACACAGAATTGGATGATCAActcaaattaaagaaattactCATGGAAAGTTCTGTTGAAAACTGA
- the LOC107219682 gene encoding ubiquitin carboxyl-terminal hydrolase isozyme L5: protein MAESAGNWCLIESDPGVFTELIKEFGVKGAQVEELWSLDDEQFENLKPIHGLIFLFKWVQDDEPSGNIVQDSRLEKIFFAKQVINNACATQAILSILLNCKHPDVSLGTTLEDLKNFCQSFDANMRGLALSNCDVIREVHNSFSRQTLFEYDSRQSSKDEDVFHFVGYLPIEGRLYELDGLKEGPVDLGPCPIGDQWVQAAKPIIQKRINKYNEGEIHFNLMALVSDRKLLYERQKMVVGPGNPAEIARLQSLIEEELGKSKRYQIENIRRKHNYLPLIMELLKLLAKEGKLVPLYQKAKERAIEKETKRTRDLDNQKRL from the exons ATGGCGGAATCTGCTGGAAACTGGTGTCTCATTGAGAGTGATCCTGGTGTATTTACCGAATTAATCAAAGAATTTG GCGTTAAAGGCGCACAAGTTGAAGAGTTATGGAGTCTTGATGACGAGCAATTTGAAAACCTGAA GCCGATACATGGACTGATTTTCCTATTCAAATGGGTTCAAGACGACGAACCATCTGGCAATATTGTGCAGGACAGCCGTCTTGAGAAAATATTCTTTGCCAAACAG GTAATAAacaatgcttgtgcaacacaAGCCATTCTAAGCATTTTACTGAACTGTAAGCATCCAGATGTATCACTGGGCACAACGCtcgaagatttaaaaaatttttgccaaagtttTGACGCCAATATGCGAGGTTTAGCTCTGAGTAATTGTGATGTTATCAGAGAAGTGCACAACTCATTTTCCag GCAAACCCTGTTCGAGTACGATTCCAGGCAGTCATCTAAAGACGAAGACGTTTTCCATTTTGTTGGCTATTTGCCAATTGAAGGTCGTTTGTATGAGCTAGACGGGCTTAAGGAGGGCCCTGTTGATCTCGGACCCTGCCCCATTGGTGACCAATGGGTTCAGGCTGCAAAGCCAATCATTCAGAAGCGAATTAACAA GTACAATGAAGGGGAAATCCATTTTAATTTGATGGCATTGGTATCGGATCGAAAACTGTTATACGAGCGACAGAAGATGGTTGTGGGACCAGGAAATCCTGCTGAAATAGCTCGCTTGCAGTCACTCATAGAGGAGGAACTTGGAAAATCTAAAAGATATCAAATAGAAAACATCAGGCGAAAGCATAACTATTTGCCACTCATAATGGAGTTGCTTAAACTATTGGCTAAAGAGGGAAAACTGGTGCCTTTGTATCAAAAagcgaaagagagagcgaTTGAAAAGGAGACTAAACGCACTCGAGACCTTGACAATCAAAAAAGACTCTAA
- the LOC107219679 gene encoding HIG1 domain family member 1A, mitochondrial, which produces MSSEKDVRFSAVKMADSRIDMYEESLGSNLAKKAQQSPALIIGLVGLVATCAIGAYKYKHRGAMSTSVFLMQLRVAAQGVAIGSLTIGMTYSMINDYVLHRKKE; this is translated from the exons ATG AGTAGTGAAAAGGACGTAAGATTTTCTGCAGTTAAAATGGCAGACTCTCGCATCGATATGTACGAAGAATCATTGGGATCCAATCTCGCTAAAAAGGCACAACAATCACCAGCTTTGATCATCG GTCTAGTGGGTTTGGTAGCCACTTGTGCGATTGGAGCTTACAAGTACAAACACAGAGGGGCAATGTCGACCTCTGTCTTTCTGATGCAACTCAGAGTCGCTGCACAAGGAGTAGCTATAGGAAGTCTCACAATTGGAATGACATACTCAATGATCAATGACTACGTTTTACACAGGAAGAAGGAATGA